The Amblyomma americanum isolate KBUSLIRL-KWMA chromosome 11, ASM5285725v1, whole genome shotgun sequence genome includes the window TCTTCTGGGGGCCTGCCTGCCAGCGTGCAATGCCGGCAGTCGGCGCCTGTAAAGTGCGCTAGTATTGTTGATTCACGTTCATAACACGCCGTGGGAGAGAGGAATGTCAAAAATAAGTTACTTTAGACAATTATTGGTTAATGCCGAGGCCGGTGGAAGTTATGACagcgatacaagcaaatttcttcctatagccgctttgctgctgcggctCGCCTTGCCTACTGCTAGCTCCTCTGCTGAAGGCGGCGCGGAAATCGAGAATATCGTTATTTAATTACCAGACCAAGTTCACAATAAAGCGGCGATGATAGTAATGCCTTTTAATACAGCGCTGGCCATTTCCGAAACATCTTCAgcggcggcatcgatgcgaaactggctaggcttagcgacgatcAGGCAGCAGACAAGTTTGTCGCCCGCGAGAGGgatcgttgccgaaagctcggctcttgTGCAGGGCATGCTGCCGTTGCTAGAACATAGCTGTCAGTCATTGTGAGTACTTTCTTTCCTTCCGCCATGACTGCGATTAAAGCAATTTTGGTGCCACAACAGCTTTGCAGCGGCCGCTGCCCGCCATGGCGGTGCGGCTCGCCTAGCGTTCGCTAGGTCCGCTACTCATAGCAGCtatattttaattttattatgAGATAATGCCGCGAAGAGCTAAGGGGATGTCACGAGTAAGCCGTTTATTGTAGCACACGCGAATCCCGAAGCGCCGTCAGGGGCTTAGCGACGATcaggcctagcgacgaccagggcaagCAGGCAGCAGCGCCGTTTGTTGCCCGACGACCCCGCGGGCGGCGCTTCTGCCGAAACCTCGCTCCTTGCGCAGACATGATTTGTCGCTGCTCGAATATAGCAGTCTTTCCGATAGCAGGGCTGTTTTGTCTTTCCTGGGCGGACGTGAAGCGTATACACCGAGGCACCGCTGTGCGATGGCAAGCTGACACCGGCTGTGGGCAGAGTTTGAGAGAAGCGGCGCGCCGGCGCTCGCAgttccgtgtgtccctgcttgaaGTGGGGCGGCAGTTCGGAAACGGCGCGCCGCACATGCGTCCCCTGCTTTAGGCTGACCTTTCGAGACGTTGCAGACTTTAGTGGTACAGTAATGTCTCCACTCTGCAGCTGAGAATCAAATCCCGTTGTTTGATTACTTTTGGCACAGACGGCTCTTGTAGAGGTCAGAATATGGTTGCTTTTCCGTTAGAAGTCCTGACTATGAGTTGCGGTTATCAACGAAACTGGTTAGTTACACTCTTCAATCGATCGATCATGAAACTGTTGCACAATGCATCTTTACGCAAAGGAGCGTTTTGTACTAAGAGACCGGCTCGCCTCAACCACGCCGAGGAGGAGAGGGTTTAAAAGGgcacaggaataatttcgaccacgtaggACCCGTATTGGTTAGGGGGTAGGTTCACCTTATTCTCATAAACCCTTTACTTAAAAGCAAGGGGGTTAAGGATTCTCCACAAAGAAGGTGAACGGCTCCTTCAGGAGAATGCCGCAAGTCGTCCTGCCCAAGTGGCCAACCCAAATATAATCCTGCCTGGGGTATGTATATATGCTGCTCGAAAGAAAGCGAAATGGCGGAGTGTTCGACGCTGTAGGGCCTCCTATGAGGGAATTACGCTGCTTCTTCCTCGAGTTGTAATCGAGTTTAGTGTCTCTGTATAGCATATAGAGGAACACTGCACAAAACTGGAGCGGAGAGCCGCCTCTTAAAGGCTGTTGTGAGGGCACGCAGGCGCATGTACTCTCTACTCGGCCTTCCACCTCCCCGATTGGGAAGGTTGGTTATCCCAAAAGAGGAAGATTGCTCTGACATccaggtggacacctcaaccgcgcaatAAGGGTAGGCAGgagtgaagaaaggaaaagataaagATGTGCCATTGAAGAGTGCTCCAGAAATTTACACCacctaattaattaattattcaaCGTGTGGATCTTTAACAGGCACCGACGTCGCTCAGCACATATTCgctgtttgcgtttcgcctcgattgaaacgtagctgctgcagccggattcgaacccgcgaactccatCTTAGCAGCAGGGCGCTATACCCATGCgttcagccagcgcggcgggttccTCCTTTGGGAGACGGACGGACGGTAGCTCGTCATGTAGACTGGATGACCGCGACGGTGCAAAACCGGGGGAATTCGCTTACAGACATGGTAATTTTGTGAAAAGCTCTAATTTGAAAGTCATATTACTCAGTTTATTATTTAATGCAATTctcctgttttctgacgtcctcTACTGTACAGGCATTACTGGGCCAATAAAAGGCGTCTTAACGCCCCAGAGGGCTTATTGTGAACAAGTACTGGAGAATTCCGCTGAAAAACGTTACTTTTGCACTTTTCCCGTGAATTTGTAAGGGCTGCCTCCAAATTATTCCTGTCTGCTATGCTTTGTGAACTGAATCTTACCTTTGAAACATACCTCGTTAAGCTTTTATTAGCCCCAGCTGTTTTGAATTTTGTGATGTGGTCTATTTTAGCACTCAGGCATCAAGCCGGTTTCGCATTCGAGTGAAGGAATCCACTGCCTGAGTGTCTCAGTCACACAGTGCGAAAGCATTCAGCCCTCATTCGGATGCCCTTGCAACAAGGCTGGCATTTCTTTCTGAGGGCGGAAGTGCGCAGTGTTACCAGTTTGTGGACAAAAAAGCGAACGTGGTGTACGCGGGCAAAATCGTCTCCAAGAGCCATGTTAAATCGGAGATGCATCGGCAATATGTGAGTTCCTATATCATGCTGTCTCTTCTCTGTTTCAAGAAATTTTCTTAattggacactgaggacaaaaaaATACTTTTGTGGCTTTCAGATTGAGAGCTGTTCTCTTGGGGGTACAACTTCCGACTTCGATGTGCACCAGGCAATCACTTTCAGTGCCTCACACGGCCAAACCGAACTTAATTCCGCGGTAGTATGCCCCaaactatggtagtatgaccacgggaTCATAAGAGTATGGCCATTTGGTACCTCACCTTGTCCCTGACACTTTGTTTGACATCACGTTGAaccgcagcctttttttttctggcgacgCCGGCACAGGGAGGCGGGCAGACGCACCAAATCATATGAAAACGCAAGTAATGAAGGGCGAGCTACGGCATAGGATTCGCGCTCAGGTTCAAGATGAGTAGCGCCCTCTATCTAATGAAAAAGAAAGATTGCGTGATCGCGCATCGGCTGTTGTCTCCCTCTCGCCCGCCTAAAATGTTCGCCCTACCCACGCATACGTCAAAATAACGAGACGTCAAAGCCAGCCGGTTCGAAACACAAACGTTTCGTAGATTTGGGCCCTGCGGCCGTATTCTATTATGCTACAGTATCCACTCTAGATTTCGAATCCGCTTAGACCTACGCGTATAGGTTACTGTTCTTTAGTCATGCtctgcggctttcaagcgtcagtGGGAAGCAACCGAACCATTGCCTGTGATTTGGTGAGATCCGGTCCCATATGATACGATATGTCAGGCTTACACGCTGGTGACCGATTACCTTTGCCATCATCATGGCTTTTATCATTTCAGCGTACGTCTTTATTATTCATAAGTACCAGCATCGTAATCCACCACTTTACCTTCTTGTCTTCGCGCTTAGTACAACCTTCTGCGAGATTACTGATTAATTTATCAACAGCTAGGAGAGGAAATCAGCATCCACCGAACTCTGTGCCACAAGCACGTCGTTAGCTTCTACAGCCACTTTGAGTACGCTAAGAACGTGTACACCATCTTGGAGCTATGTACAAGACAGGCATGTTCATTTCGTTCAGTCGTGCTTTAAGGGATACAGAAAGGGGTCGTTTACCTTGGGTTTAAATgtttgcattatgtagagtacaggccccCGACCGTACATGCCACGtatacgagacctcaaaagcgagcgggaaatttacaataaattGTTATAATTTCCCACTTTCGCACATCGCGGAAACGGGCGGTGCCGAGCTTTTGCGCGGAAATCTGACAGACGACGGCACGCCTTGCAAATGAAGACTGCCGCCGAGggtatcattggttcacagcaccAAATTCTTTCATACGTCACGCGCTACGGCGGCGGTGGCCACTCGGcgcgctccgcagccggcggaggtaggggagtggccgagtgagtggggccgacgGAGGAGTGCCGCCGTTGTGGCGCGCgataggagagggaaaggcgcgaaaacgcgGAAGTTCAATTTTAGTCTGCATATAACTCGGCTTCCacaaaaacgcattaaaataattcttgctgggggataattatgaaccgtcgtcttttaacatccaggACATATCGCcactttattgagaccccctttctgggtccctttaacttCTCAAAACAACACAGGTTctaagggacgctgtagtggaataaTTTCGGAATTATTTAGGCCACCTTGGAATCTCTAACATTCACTGacttcgcacaatacacgggcctcctgCATTttacctccaccgaaatgcgaccgccgggcGCACTCTTGCGTTAGAGACGTTTTGTATCATACGCAACTGACGGCCCTTCATTTATCTATTTTTCAAGGCCTGATGAGAGGATATTTAAGGCTCTCTGTGTTCCACACTGCTTCTATGAATTTGGGTTATGCGAATATGTATTTGGTTAGTTATTTGTTTCGTCAATTCTTGTGAGAACGGCCACATTGTGTTCTTGAATCATAATTTAGGGCGTAGCCGAGAAATGAAAACTGTCTTCGTTGTTTCGAAAACTGCCATTTAATATTTTGGAGTGGGCACTGTATTTTGTACAACGGAAAGCAATTACTTCAATCAAGCTTTCTCCAGACCGCCGTGATTTGAACAAATGTGCTGCATGTGCCTAGCTAAATACTGAGGAACCCCATTTTCTTTATCATGTTCTTTATCATGTTCTTAAGCACGGCTAGCCTTCAAGGGTCTTCCCCAGGCTTCATTAACGCATTTACTCCGCAGTCTCTTGAGGAGCTGCACAAGTGCCGTGAGACGCTGACGGAGCCAGAGGTGCGGCacctcctgcgccagctgctcctCGCCTGCGAGTACCTGGTGCAGGAGCAGGTCATCCACCGAGACCTGAAGCTCGGAAACCTGCTCCTCACCAAAGGCTCGCAACTCAAGGTGGCCGACTTCGGACTCGCCACCCGCGTCCACTACCTGGGGCAACTCAAGAGGTCCGTCTGCGGCACCACCAAATACAT containing:
- the LOC144109720 gene encoding serine/threonine-protein kinase PLK1-like, which codes for MAAGGEILTSSATTNDEFLDVVIDTNSQTEYTRGKFLGKGGSAQCYQFVDKKANVVYAGKIVSKSHVKSEMHRQYSLEELHKCRETLTEPEVRHLLRQLLLACEYLVQEQVIHRDLKLGNLLLTKGSQLKVADFGLATRVHYLGQLKRSVCGTTKYMAAEMLTQKGYSYEAHIWAFGCIMRVSPDDCAELRHFH